In Brassica rapa cultivar Chiifu-401-42 chromosome A06, CAAS_Brap_v3.01, whole genome shotgun sequence, a single window of DNA contains:
- the LOC103873765 gene encoding heavy metal-associated isoprenylated plant protein 7 isoform X2, giving the protein MGEEEKKPEAAEEKKPEEEKKEGEEKKVEADEKKGEESEKKTQEGEPTKESKDESPPAAPEAPAPPPPPQEIVLKVYMHCEGCARKVRRCLKGFEGVEDVMTDCKSGKVVVKGEKADPLKVLARVQRKTHRQVVLLSPIPPPSQPPEKKAEEEKPKVEEKKVEPPVVVTVVLKVHMHCEACATEIKKRIMRMKGVESAESDLKGSQVTVKGVFEPQKLVDYVYKRTGKHAAIMKVDPPPPPPPEVAAAAAEGEKKEEAKGEEKDGGESKGEEGKEEKATTDEEKKEGDGGKGEGEAAEKGGGGETGGGGEEEEAKVVEARKIENPYYYYLYQPPRVAVPPMEMPSYAYPHAYPPQLFSDENPNACSIM; this is encoded by the exons atgggAGAG GAGGAGAAGAAACCAGAAGCAGCAGAGGAGAAGAAACCAGAAGAGGAGaaaaaagaaggagaagaaaagaaagtggAGGCTGATGAGAAAAAAGGAGAAGAATCTGAGAAGAAAACTCAAGAAGGAGAGCCTACTAAAGAATCCAAAGATGAGTCTCCACCGGCGGCGCCGGAGGCTCCAGCACCACCTCCTCCGCCGCAAGAGATTGTCCTTAAGGTTTACATGCACTGTGAAGGCTGTGCTAGAAAAGTCCGCCGTTGCCTCAAAGGCTTTGAAG GAGTGGAAGATGTGATGACTGATTGTAAATCGGGGAAAGTGGTGGTGAAGGGAGAGAAAGCTGATCCATTAAAAGTATTAGCCAGAGTTCAAAGGAAGACCCACCGTCAAGTTGTGCTTCTTTCTCCGATTCCCCCGCCGTCTCAACCACCGGAAAAGAAAGCAGAAGAGGAGAAACCCAAAGTGGAAGAGAAGAAAGTGGAG CCTCCCGTAGTGGTTACGGTGGTCCTCAAGGTTCATATGCACTGCGAAGCTTGTGCGACGGAGATCAAGAAACGGATCATGAGAATGAAAG GAGTGGAATCTGCTGAATCGGATTTAAAGGGTTCTCAAGTGACGGTGAAGGGAGTGTTTGAACCGCAAAAGCTAGTAGATTACGTTTATAAACGGACTGGAAAACATGCTGCGATTATGAAAGTTGACCCACCGCCTCCCCCGCCACCTGAGGTTGCGGCTGCAGCGGCGGaaggagagaagaaagaagaagcaaaaggaGAAGAAAAGGACGGAGGGGAATCCAAAGGCGAGGAAGGGAAAGAGGAAAAGGCAACGACggatgaagagaagaaagaaggagatgGCGGCAAAGGGGAAGGTGAAGCAGCGGAAAAAGGCGGAGGTGGTGAAACCGGTGGCGGGGGTGAGGAGGAAGAAGCAAAAGTTGTGGAGGCGAGGAAGATAGAGAATCCTTATTACTACTATCTTTACCAACCGCCCCGTGTGGCGGTTCCACCTATGGAAATGCCGTCTTATGCTTACCCGCATGCTTATCCGCCTCAACTATTCAGCGACGAAAATCCAAACGCATGTTCCATAATGTAA
- the LOC103873765 gene encoding heavy metal-associated isoprenylated plant protein 7 isoform X3, translating to MEEKKPEAAEEKKPEEEKKEGEEKKVEADEKKGEESEKKTQEGEPTKESKDESPPAAPEAPAPPPPPQEIVLKVYMHCEGCARKVRRCLKGFEGVEDVMTDCKSGKVVVKGEKADPLKVLARVQRKTHRQVVLLSPIPPPSQPPEKKAEEEKPKVEEKKVEPPVVVTVVLKVHMHCEACATEIKKRIMRMKGVESAESDLKGSQVTVKGVFEPQKLVDYVYKRTGKHAAIMKVDPPPPPPPEVAAAAAEGEKKEEAKGEEKDGGESKGEEGKEEKATTDEEKKEGDGGKGEGEAAEKGGGGETGGGGEEEEAKVVEARKIENPYYYYLYQPPRVAVPPMEMPSYAYPHAYPPQLFSDENPNACSIM from the exons GAGGAGAAGAAACCAGAAGCAGCAGAGGAGAAGAAACCAGAAGAGGAGaaaaaagaaggagaagaaaagaaagtggAGGCTGATGAGAAAAAAGGAGAAGAATCTGAGAAGAAAACTCAAGAAGGAGAGCCTACTAAAGAATCCAAAGATGAGTCTCCACCGGCGGCGCCGGAGGCTCCAGCACCACCTCCTCCGCCGCAAGAGATTGTCCTTAAGGTTTACATGCACTGTGAAGGCTGTGCTAGAAAAGTCCGCCGTTGCCTCAAAGGCTTTGAAG GAGTGGAAGATGTGATGACTGATTGTAAATCGGGGAAAGTGGTGGTGAAGGGAGAGAAAGCTGATCCATTAAAAGTATTAGCCAGAGTTCAAAGGAAGACCCACCGTCAAGTTGTGCTTCTTTCTCCGATTCCCCCGCCGTCTCAACCACCGGAAAAGAAAGCAGAAGAGGAGAAACCCAAAGTGGAAGAGAAGAAAGTGGAG CCTCCCGTAGTGGTTACGGTGGTCCTCAAGGTTCATATGCACTGCGAAGCTTGTGCGACGGAGATCAAGAAACGGATCATGAGAATGAAAG GAGTGGAATCTGCTGAATCGGATTTAAAGGGTTCTCAAGTGACGGTGAAGGGAGTGTTTGAACCGCAAAAGCTAGTAGATTACGTTTATAAACGGACTGGAAAACATGCTGCGATTATGAAAGTTGACCCACCGCCTCCCCCGCCACCTGAGGTTGCGGCTGCAGCGGCGGaaggagagaagaaagaagaagcaaaaggaGAAGAAAAGGACGGAGGGGAATCCAAAGGCGAGGAAGGGAAAGAGGAAAAGGCAACGACggatgaagagaagaaagaaggagatgGCGGCAAAGGGGAAGGTGAAGCAGCGGAAAAAGGCGGAGGTGGTGAAACCGGTGGCGGGGGTGAGGAGGAAGAAGCAAAAGTTGTGGAGGCGAGGAAGATAGAGAATCCTTATTACTACTATCTTTACCAACCGCCCCGTGTGGCGGTTCCACCTATGGAAATGCCGTCTTATGCTTACCCGCATGCTTATCCGCCTCAACTATTCAGCGACGAAAATCCAAACGCATGTTCCATAATGTAA
- the LOC103873765 gene encoding heavy metal-associated isoprenylated plant protein 7 isoform X1 yields the protein MHGEVEEEKKPEAAEEKKPEEEKKEGEEKKVEADEKKGEESEKKTQEGEPTKESKDESPPAAPEAPAPPPPPQEIVLKVYMHCEGCARKVRRCLKGFEGVEDVMTDCKSGKVVVKGEKADPLKVLARVQRKTHRQVVLLSPIPPPSQPPEKKAEEEKPKVEEKKVEPPVVVTVVLKVHMHCEACATEIKKRIMRMKGVESAESDLKGSQVTVKGVFEPQKLVDYVYKRTGKHAAIMKVDPPPPPPPEVAAAAAEGEKKEEAKGEEKDGGESKGEEGKEEKATTDEEKKEGDGGKGEGEAAEKGGGGETGGGGEEEEAKVVEARKIENPYYYYLYQPPRVAVPPMEMPSYAYPHAYPPQLFSDENPNACSIM from the exons GAGGAGAAGAAACCAGAAGCAGCAGAGGAGAAGAAACCAGAAGAGGAGaaaaaagaaggagaagaaaagaaagtggAGGCTGATGAGAAAAAAGGAGAAGAATCTGAGAAGAAAACTCAAGAAGGAGAGCCTACTAAAGAATCCAAAGATGAGTCTCCACCGGCGGCGCCGGAGGCTCCAGCACCACCTCCTCCGCCGCAAGAGATTGTCCTTAAGGTTTACATGCACTGTGAAGGCTGTGCTAGAAAAGTCCGCCGTTGCCTCAAAGGCTTTGAAG GAGTGGAAGATGTGATGACTGATTGTAAATCGGGGAAAGTGGTGGTGAAGGGAGAGAAAGCTGATCCATTAAAAGTATTAGCCAGAGTTCAAAGGAAGACCCACCGTCAAGTTGTGCTTCTTTCTCCGATTCCCCCGCCGTCTCAACCACCGGAAAAGAAAGCAGAAGAGGAGAAACCCAAAGTGGAAGAGAAGAAAGTGGAG CCTCCCGTAGTGGTTACGGTGGTCCTCAAGGTTCATATGCACTGCGAAGCTTGTGCGACGGAGATCAAGAAACGGATCATGAGAATGAAAG GAGTGGAATCTGCTGAATCGGATTTAAAGGGTTCTCAAGTGACGGTGAAGGGAGTGTTTGAACCGCAAAAGCTAGTAGATTACGTTTATAAACGGACTGGAAAACATGCTGCGATTATGAAAGTTGACCCACCGCCTCCCCCGCCACCTGAGGTTGCGGCTGCAGCGGCGGaaggagagaagaaagaagaagcaaaaggaGAAGAAAAGGACGGAGGGGAATCCAAAGGCGAGGAAGGGAAAGAGGAAAAGGCAACGACggatgaagagaagaaagaaggagatgGCGGCAAAGGGGAAGGTGAAGCAGCGGAAAAAGGCGGAGGTGGTGAAACCGGTGGCGGGGGTGAGGAGGAAGAAGCAAAAGTTGTGGAGGCGAGGAAGATAGAGAATCCTTATTACTACTATCTTTACCAACCGCCCCGTGTGGCGGTTCCACCTATGGAAATGCCGTCTTATGCTTACCCGCATGCTTATCCGCCTCAACTATTCAGCGACGAAAATCCAAACGCATGTTCCATAATGTAA
- the LOC117134580 gene encoding uncharacterized protein LOC117134580 — protein MQRLLPFAFSALLPRNVHEAIAGISIFFRDLCSRVVTEEGINNLKTNAPVSMCNLEKIFPPSFFDVMEHLAIHLARELKLGGPVQYRWMYIFERYMHHLKKMVKNQSRLEGSIVAQVINEETAIFAENYFPPEVHTKHRRPARHDDRGERATYHVTVPSMFKEIGRLSGKFTNRKLTDIEHAHLQTYLLTNCEDVLQYESVYMAELRMTHRHATEDELQQLRDNGFAVWLRSYVNDGLARGFVFDDWIREFVQGPNYVVKSYPKFCTRGYAFTRKGHSKTTYDAGVSSFSGDDVYYGNIKEILEIQFPGMVGLRCVVFYCDWYDTTPDRGVKIDAFGVTSVHSRRKLQYYDPFILGSQADQVCQSIHNFLPI, from the exons atgcagcgcctccttccgtttgctTTTTCAGCATTATTGCCAcgtaatgttcatgaagcaattgcagggataagtatTTTCTTCCGCGACTTATGCAGCAGAGTAGTGACTGAAGAGGGTATTAATAATTTGAAGACAAACGCACCAGTCAGCatgtgcaaccttgagaagatatttcctccatcATTCTTTGATGTAATGGAACATCTTGCTATTCATCTCGCAAGAGAATTgaaacttggtggtcctgtgcagtacaGATGGATGTATATTTTTGAGCGTTATATGCATCATCTGAAGAAGATGGTCAAAAATCAAAGCAGGTTGGAAGGATCTATAGTGGCACAggtgatcaatgaagaaactgcaATCTTTGCTGAAAATTATTTTCCACCAGAAGTGCATACAAAACAccgaagacctgctcggcatgatgacaGAGGGGAGAGAGCAACATATCATGTTACTGTCCCAAGCATGTTCAAGGAAATAGGACGACTTAGTGGAAAATTCACAAATCGCAAACTTACGGACATTGAGCACgctcatttgcaaacatatttgctCACCAACTGTGAAGATGTTCTACAATATGAAAG tgTATATATGGCGGAGTTGCGTATGACTCACAGGCATGCAACAGAAGATGAGCTTCAACAACTTAGAGATAACGGATTTGCTGTGTGGCTTCGTAGTTAT gtgaatgatggtttggccagaggtttTGTGTTCGATGATTGGATACGCGAATTTGTGCAGGGACCAAACTATGTGGTCAaatcatatccaaaattttgtacgcgaggatatgcattcacaaggAAAGGTCATTCTAAGACAACATATGATGCTGGTGTTTCATCTTTTTCCGGTGACGATGTCTACTACGGCAACATAAAAGAAATATTGGAAATCCAATTTCCTGGAATGGTTGGATTGCGTTGTGTAGTATTCTATTGTGATTGGTATGACACCACCCCAGATAGAGGAGTGAAGATTGATGcgtttggtgttacatcagttcATTCGCGGCGGAAACTTCAATACTATGATCCCTTCATTCTTGGTTCGCAAGCTGATCAGGTATGTCAAtctattcataattttttaccaatataa